Genomic DNA from Coffea arabica cultivar ET-39 chromosome 7e, Coffea Arabica ET-39 HiFi, whole genome shotgun sequence:
ATCTTACTTCTCCTGGCTGTTGTCTCTTTAACAGTTGTATGAAGTAATGAGAGACGTGACCTGGGCACTATTTGCAAGTCAAAGAGCTCTCAGCTCAATAACCATAAACTACAGAAATGGTTTTGTTCAAGCTTTCCATAGAGATCACAGGAGCAACAAAACTTCCTACATATACTCCGATCTCGTCAACTATTCAATAAACGGGTATGATGCCGATACGCTGTCTTCTCATCAAGGGTGGAATGATCAATCCATACATGGAAATATGTCTGCAATTTGGTATCGGCAACCTCTAGACCCTGTTACAGGTGAAAAGATCGGGAAATCAAGCCCAATACCGCCAGATGAACTAATCAATATTGCTGGCATCTCACAAATACCTGATGGTGCGGCTTCATGGCACGTGGCAGTGAGCAAGTATACGGATTCTCCGCTGCTTTCTGCAGCATTACCTGTTTGGGACTCATCTAAAGAAAGCATAGTAGCTGTTGTAGGTGTTACTACAGCACTTTATAGTGTGGGTCAACTAATGAAAGAACTTGTTGGGTTCCACAGTGGACACATATACTTAACCTCTCAAGAAGGTTGGTTGCTTGCTACTTCCTCAAATACTCCTCTGTTAATGAATTCAACAACGGGACCAAAGCTCATGATGGCTGTTGATTCGGAAGATCGTGTAATACGTTCTGGAGCTGAGTGGTTACAGAGAGTATATGGTGACAAGTTTCCTTTGAATGATGAAGTTCATATAGAAAATGCAAGGCTTGGTCATCAGCTGTATTACATAGACTCATTTTTCCTCAACTTAAAGAGACTTCCCATGGTAACCTATTGAATACGTATGAACTCCATTTTCATGATAAGAAATACAAAATAATGATGCCTTATCATTTTTTGAATCGTTCATGCATAGATAAATATGCAGATGATTTAACTTTACCAATATAATTTTGCTTATTTTGGCATCAGGCCCTGGTCAACATATGCTAACAAGAATTTACGTACAGGTGGGGGTTATAATCATCCCAAGAAAGTATATCATGGGCAAGGTGGATGAGAGAGCTTTCAAGACATTAGTAGTTTTGATATCAGCATCTGTTTGTATCTTAGTAGTTGGATGTGTTTGCATCTTTGTATTGACTAATGGGGTGTCAAAGGAAATGAAGTTAAGAGCAGAATTGATTAGCCATCTTGATGCGAGGAGGAAGGCAGAAGCATCCAGCAACTATAAAAGCCAGTTTTTAGCAAACATGAGGTAAGAATCTACATCAGCTTTTTGGTTATGTACAGATAAGTGGATCAAATAATGTCCTTTCTTAGCGTTCACATTCATGTTCTTTTTGGATCTTAACTTTCTGCTTAAGTCTAATCTTTGGCAACTCTGAACTGAAAGTATCCTAACTAACCTGGATCCCACACCATGTTGGGAATCTGAATATTCAGAAATCAAATTTCCGAGAATTTTGGATTTATAGTATGATGTATGGAGATTTATGAACCTGGAACTTTTCAAAAATCCTTTGCAGTCATGAGCTACGAACACCTATGGCTGCTGTGATTGGGTTGCTGGACATCCTGGTTTGTGATGATTGTCTCACCAATGAGCAGTATGCAAATGTTACGCAAATTCGCAAATGTTCAACTGCTTTGCTCCGTCTTCTTAACAATATATTGGATCTCAGCAAGGTGAGCTATACATTCAAGGATCTTTCCTGTTAACTCTTGAACCATTTGTTGCAACAGATCTCAACTTAAAGGGCATGACTCAATGTACTTTTCTACAGTTTTCATGTGGATATCTAGAAAGTTGTTGCTATTTTGTCTCGTGTGTGCGAATAAGcattaacctaaaaatttattcGTGGAACTAAAAGGTTTACAACAATGGATCCGTCTCTGGTCGGAGAGTTTCTTAAGTAGATTTGGGAGTTCCTGTGATCATAAGAGAATGTAATTGTCCAACAAGTTTGTAAATTCAACCTGTTTGGAAAAGAATTATCTTAGACAGGATTTTAGCTCTTTGGTTTCTCATTTTCCTCTATCCTTGTCTCATTTTAGTACAATTTGTATAGGTAGAGTGCAGAATTGATAGAGAACCTTTTCTTCTGTGTGAATGGTGTTGTTCCTCCTAAAGTATAGTGGAAGTGTATTGCCAGGCTTTGCAGTTATGGATTCTCTTCTGAAACTTTTCCACAGGTTGAATCCGGAAAACTAGTGCTGGAAGAAACTGAGTTTGACTTGGGCCGGGAACTTGAAGGGCTTGTTGATATGTTCTCTGTCCAGTGCATTAACCACAATGTGGAAATCATTCTAGATCTCTCTGGTATGCCCATATACCCAAACTGAATGACAAAACAACCTTTCCTCAAAGGTTAATATCTgcattttctagtattggttgcTGCTTATTATGTTTATTGGTAGATGACATGCCAAAATTAGTTCAAGGAGACTCTGCTCGAGTTGTTCAAATTTTTGCCAACCTCATCAGCAACTCTATCAAGTTTACAACTTGTAAGTTTGACTTGCTCATCAGCAGGACTCCATTGTAGCTTCTCAATCATCAAAGTAATTGAACTTGAAATTCACCACTGCTTGGTGTGAGGAAAAAATTTTACGAATAAAAAGCACTAAGAAAATTGACCGACCACTCAGATGAAAGAAACCACATGATTCAGGAAGGAGCACAGTGGTTTATTTGTTACAACAATGAAAAGCTAAGAGATCATATTGCAGATCACATTTTAAGAAGATGTTAATTTGAATCAATTTTCAGATTGTTGAAACATCAGTACACCTACAATTCTTGAGTTTATTTAAGTACGGTGAAGGATACTCGACATTAACCTGTTAATATGGTTAGGAATAGACTTGAATATGCTCAAGGAAGAAAGTTAATTGAATGCATCCTGGCAATTTTAGATGTGAAGCATCTCTACAATTCTTGAAGTAAACTtgcagaaaataaaaaattttctcctGCCTACAGCTGGCCACGTCATTCTTCGGGGTTGGTCTGAAAATCCAAATTCTGTCCTTAGCAGCGGGAAGTGTTCAATTAGTCAAAAGGATTCTTGGCCAGGACAGAAGATGAAATTAAAGCTACATGGAAGCCACGGAAAGAGATCcttgaagaaagaaaacaagatgGTTCTTTGGTTTGAAGTCGATGACACAGGGTGTGGTATGAACTTGCAGTTAGTTATACAAACCTAGACAGGAAATCTTGACGTTGTCTTTATCATTTCTTTTTCGTGAATTATGTAGGAATCGATCCAAGCAAATGGGAATCTGTATTTGAAAGCTTCGAGCAAGCTGATCCTTCAACTACTCGCTTGTAAGTATACTGTATCAAGTAACTGCAGTTGATGCCCTAAAGATGAGCTTAACGAGTGCACCATCTTGAATTGTCTATTAAgttctcaatttttttaatcattgtAGATCCAATTAATTACTGGAAATAAACTTTGAGAAAATTGTCCTTCTGTTTTTTCAATTTCAGGCATGGTGGTACTGGTCTCGGTCTTTGCATTGTACGAACCTTGGTAAGCTGAAAACATGCTTAAAATAATTTGTAATTCTCCTGAAACTTAACACTCATCCCTTAAGCAAAATTATTTCAAGTCTGGCAGCAGGTAGATGTCCCAGGTGCTTTATTTTTCATTAGCTGGTGAAATGGGAGAATATGATTTCATGCTTTCACTTTTTGCATTGTTCCAGAAGGTGGAGCTAAGATATGCATTAGAACCGATTGTGTGACCTGAATTATATACACCACAGCTACAAACATCTTTAGACTTGTTTCATGATGGAGTAAATTCATCAGTGCGTCTTAGAGGAAAGCATCTCGACATATTTCAGTATAGTACTGCTGGAATTTTGAAACCTCTAAACAGAAACACTGacagaaacaaaagaaaaaagcaacCATCTTGCtgtttttcatcctttttcATGTTTACGTAAGGCAAAAGTTGTCCCAACAGGTTAACAAGATGGGTGGAGAGATCAAagttgaaaagaagaatgggcCAGGTGCTCTGATGCGACTGTACCTAATTCTCAGCACACCTGCAGATCCAAATGGTGCAGGAAAGCATTGCcaattcaaattcaaagaaCATAAATTGACAGTGAGTAAATTATTTGAAGTTCTTTCACCCTTGCATTGTAGAGTTTCAATCTTAttctctaataattcacaacAGCTACACTTCTTGGTTATTTGTTGTGGGTAACATTAAGGCTAATACATAATCTGTATCATTGCAATGCTATTCATAATCGGCTGCAATTCCACTTTAATTTTGTTAATAAACCATACAAAATAATATACCCAAGTAACTTATTGATGGACCTAATTTATCAGATCGATCATAATAAATTTGGATGCAGATGTTGCTTGCACTTAATGGAAGAATG
This window encodes:
- the LOC113702234 gene encoding histidine kinase 1-like isoform X2, encoding MCKLRHFDAQEDAMAHAASNSPSVTFESPPSSFRAMGLWLRSYVNRILASANSCRRNRSRCCKRTFNRDVEAEELQDTSTVCLSSYYSVFMVRLAIMVMLAILIGMLTLLTWHFTKVYTQRSLDTLAYGLRFELLQRPMLRMWNIINSTVEITTAQVKLSEYVIRRYSKPVNQAQQVELYEVMRDVTWALFASQRALSSITINYRNGFVQAFHRDHRSNKTSYIYSDLVNYSINGYDADTLSSHQGWNDQSIHGNMSAIWYRQPLDPVTGEKIGKSSPIPPDELINIAGISQIPDGAASWHVAVSKYTDSPLLSAALPVWDSSKESIVAVVGVTTALYSVGQLMKELVGFHSGHIYLTSQEGWLLATSSNTPLLMNSTTGPKLMMAVDSEDRVIRSGAEWLQRVYGDKFPLNDEVHIENARLGHQLYYIDSFFLNLKRLPMVGVIIIPRKYIMGKVDERAFKTLVVLISASVCILVVGCVCIFVLTNGVSKEMKLRAELISHLDARRKAEASSNYKSQFLANMSHELRTPMAAVIGLLDILVCDDCLTNEQYANVTQIRKCSTALLRLLNNILDLSKVESGKLVLEETEFDLGRELEGLVDMFSVQCINHNVEIILDLSAGHVILRGWSENPNSVLSSGKCSISQKDSWPGQKMKLKLHGSHGKRSLKKENKMVLWFEVDDTGCGIDPSKWESVFESFEQADPSTTRLHGGTGLGLCIVRTLVNKMGGEIKVEKKNGPGALMRLYLILSTPADPNGAGKHCQFKFKEHKLTMLLALNGRMGRSTMAQWLQKNLVHTYEASEWNELTQTLQEHFKASYMHIPPGEFSESEQMHTQGISISVVVIVIDIGLLELSTDIWREQLAYLDKYSSIAKFAWILNHDTPNAIKAELRWRGHLLMVSRPLYKAKIVQILEAVIKDQQMELQKYVTATIEGNLNECHEIDAIHSWTPSSDDSDKSEHDDLRLASPFYRTPNASPSLNRTPNGHHAEFAHVRYEENACNKKNPGQTREEEQQSPITCLKERETVRISMDEQSSLKGLRILLAEDTPVLQRVATIMLEKLGAKVVAVGDGLQAVEALKFMLHSSELRKESPVEDDNSEIITANGLSLLPYDLILMDCQMPKMDGYEATKAIRKSELGSGSHIPIVALTAHAMSCDEAKCLEVGMDAYLTKPIDRKLMVSTILSLTKRTA
- the LOC113702234 gene encoding histidine kinase 1-like isoform X1; this encodes MCKLRHFDAQEDAMAHAASNSPSVTFESPPSSFRAMGLWLRSYVNRILASANSCRRNRSRCCKRTFNRDVEAEELQDTSTVCLSSYYSVFMVRLAIMVMLAILIGMLTLLTWHFTKVYTQRSLDTLAYGLRFELLQRPMLRMWNIINSTVEITTAQVKLSEYVIRRYSKPVNQAQQVELYEVMRDVTWALFASQRALSSITINYRNGFVQAFHRDHRSNKTSYIYSDLVNYSINGYDADTLSSHQGWNDQSIHGNMSAIWYRQPLDPVTGEKIGKSSPIPPDELINIAGISQIPDGAASWHVAVSKYTDSPLLSAALPVWDSSKESIVAVVGVTTALYSVGQLMKELVGFHSGHIYLTSQEGWLLATSSNTPLLMNSTTGPKLMMAVDSEDRVIRSGAEWLQRVYGDKFPLNDEVHIENARLGHQLYYIDSFFLNLKRLPMVGVIIIPRKYIMGKVDERAFKTLVVLISASVCILVVGCVCIFVLTNGVSKEMKLRAELISHLDARRKAEASSNYKSQFLANMSHELRTPMAAVIGLLDILVCDDCLTNEQYANVTQIRKCSTALLRLLNNILDLSKVESGKLVLEETEFDLGRELEGLVDMFSVQCINHNVEIILDLSDDMPKLVQGDSARVVQIFANLISNSIKFTTSGHVILRGWSENPNSVLSSGKCSISQKDSWPGQKMKLKLHGSHGKRSLKKENKMVLWFEVDDTGCGIDPSKWESVFESFEQADPSTTRLHGGTGLGLCIVRTLVNKMGGEIKVEKKNGPGALMRLYLILSTPADPNGAGKHCQFKFKEHKLTMLLALNGRMGRSTMAQWLQKNLVHTYEASEWNELTQTLQEHFKASYMHIPPGEFSESEQMHTQGISISVVVIVIDIGLLELSTDIWREQLAYLDKYSSIAKFAWILNHDTPNAIKAELRWRGHLLMVSRPLYKAKIVQILEAVIKDQQMELQKYVTATIEGNLNECHEIDAIHSWTPSSDDSDKSEHDDLRLASPFYRTPNASPSLNRTPNGHHAEFAHVRYEENACNKKNPGQTREEEQQSPITCLKERETVRISMDEQSSLKGLRILLAEDTPVLQRVATIMLEKLGAKVVAVGDGLQAVEALKFMLHSSELRKESPVEDDNSEIITANGLSLLPYDLILMDCQMPKMDGYEATKAIRKSELGSGSHIPIVALTAHAMSCDEAKCLEVGMDAYLTKPIDRKLMVSTILSLTKRTA